The Alphaproteobacteria bacterium genome contains a region encoding:
- a CDS encoding amino acid ABC transporter permease, translated as MNYRWNWSVLFQEPYFGWMLSGLRWTILVTVCACSIGLAIGTVIGVARTLPSRTARLLGTTYVELFRNVPVLVQLFLWFYVLPELVPDDWGRWLKRDLPLPEFWTSIVCLGFYAASRIAEQVRSGIQAVPRGQLAAALASGLTLTQAYRLVLLPISFRIIIPPLTSEFLSIIRTSSVVLTIGLLELTAQSRQIENHTFQGFESFAAATALYVAIALVATFAMRLVEQRMAIRGFVAQGSLAQ; from the coding sequence GTGAATTACCGGTGGAACTGGAGCGTCCTGTTCCAGGAGCCCTATTTCGGCTGGATGCTGTCGGGACTGCGCTGGACCATTCTGGTCACGGTCTGCGCATGCTCGATCGGCCTTGCGATCGGCACCGTGATCGGCGTCGCGCGCACGCTGCCGAGCCGCACCGCCCGCCTGCTCGGGACTACCTACGTCGAGCTGTTTCGCAACGTGCCGGTGCTGGTGCAGCTTTTCCTCTGGTTCTACGTGCTGCCTGAGCTGGTGCCGGATGATTGGGGCCGCTGGCTCAAGCGCGACCTGCCGCTGCCGGAGTTCTGGACCTCGATCGTGTGCCTTGGCTTCTACGCGGCTTCGCGCATCGCCGAGCAGGTCCGCTCCGGCATTCAAGCTGTGCCGCGCGGGCAGCTAGCCGCCGCGCTCGCAAGCGGCCTCACGCTCACGCAAGCGTATCGGCTGGTCCTGCTGCCGATTTCGTTCCGCATCATCATTCCGCCGCTGACATCCGAGTTTCTCTCGATCATCCGCACTTCGTCGGTCGTTCTCACCATCGGCCTGCTCGAATTGACGGCGCAGAGCCGGCAGATCGAGAACCATACCTTCCAGGGGTTCGAAAGCTTTGCCGCCGCAACCGCGCTCTATGTGGCGATTGCGCTGGTTGCCACGTTCGCGATGCGGCTTGTCGAACAGCGAATGGCGATCCGCGGCTTCGTTGCGCAGGGGAGCCTTGCGCAATGA
- a CDS encoding FAD-dependent oxidoreductase, producing MRTPSGKAMLLQQPGQMGPLRLKNRVVMGPMGTNFGTTDGFSTERDKIYYAERARGGAAMIITEAMVVSGNARNHRASLCIFDDRFIPGLADLTKAIHDAGALVCGQLNHRGMLLRRSVLGMEPVGPSPGKNPATGDEVRALTKSDIAEIQEHFLTSAVRLYRAGYDAVELHAANGYLFQQFFTPRHNKRDDEYGGSVENRSRLLMETVQLIRSELPGFPMMVRLSATEYADGGYSVDEIIMLSKALEAAGVIAIDLSGGTNETPELSRYCIQPPSFPRRFLEPYARPIKDAVNVPVIMAGRILTPEDAEGVLKAGSADYIALCRALVADPHWCRKAFGEVRRPIRQCISCNVCFERLTLELDVACVQNPLMGTEFETLDKLEPGLNGAERKATRVLVIGGGVAGLEAARIFAANGHAVEVWERDPRAGGQIDLALAAPDKEDVSGVWTYRVAALEQFDVPVKTGVAATTESIRAYKPDLIVVATGAVSRDAPFPISANVPVLQAWDVLRQPDLIPDGSSITVVGGGMVGIETAECIAKRAKHVTILEGQGVVAKEMARNNRWDVLLRLRDAKTQIITDAPVVSIDGDEILCRTASGTVRYLAGDRIVLAIGPKPLRDVTKLADEAGVPWVMAGDCNNVPGDFLTAIRDASMIAWAAEEKFPTTLRKKGLAG from the coding sequence ATGCGCACCCCGAGCGGAAAAGCGATGCTGCTGCAGCAGCCGGGCCAGATGGGGCCGCTGCGGCTGAAGAACCGTGTCGTGATGGGACCGATGGGAACCAACTTCGGCACGACCGACGGTTTCTCCACCGAGCGCGACAAGATCTACTACGCGGAGCGGGCGCGTGGCGGCGCCGCGATGATCATCACCGAGGCGATGGTGGTTTCCGGCAATGCACGCAATCACCGCGCGTCACTCTGTATTTTCGACGACCGGTTCATTCCGGGGCTCGCTGACCTCACCAAGGCGATCCACGATGCGGGCGCGCTCGTTTGCGGGCAGCTTAATCATCGCGGCATGCTGCTGCGGCGGTCGGTGCTCGGGATGGAGCCGGTCGGGCCGTCGCCGGGGAAAAATCCCGCAACGGGCGATGAGGTGCGCGCTCTGACAAAGAGCGATATCGCGGAGATTCAAGAGCACTTTTTGACGAGCGCTGTGCGCCTCTATCGCGCGGGCTATGACGCTGTGGAGCTGCACGCCGCCAACGGCTACCTTTTCCAGCAATTCTTCACGCCGCGCCACAACAAGCGCGACGACGAATACGGAGGCTCCGTCGAGAATCGCTCTCGCCTTTTGATGGAGACGGTACAGCTTATTCGCTCTGAGCTGCCGGGCTTTCCGATGATGGTACGCCTCTCGGCGACGGAATACGCCGACGGCGGCTACTCGGTCGACGAGATCATTATGCTGTCGAAGGCGCTCGAAGCCGCAGGCGTGATCGCGATTGATCTGTCGGGTGGCACCAACGAGACGCCGGAACTGTCGCGCTATTGCATTCAGCCGCCGTCGTTCCCGCGCCGCTTCCTCGAGCCCTATGCTCGGCCGATCAAGGACGCCGTGAATGTGCCGGTCATCATGGCCGGGCGCATCCTGACGCCGGAGGATGCCGAGGGCGTGCTAAAGGCCGGCAGTGCCGACTACATCGCACTCTGCCGCGCGCTGGTCGCCGACCCGCACTGGTGCCGCAAAGCCTTCGGCGAGGTGAGGCGACCGATCCGTCAGTGCATCTCCTGCAATGTCTGCTTTGAGCGTCTCACGCTGGAGCTCGATGTCGCCTGCGTGCAGAACCCGCTCATGGGTACCGAGTTCGAGACGCTCGACAAACTCGAACCGGGACTTAACGGTGCCGAGAGGAAGGCAACACGCGTACTCGTTATTGGCGGCGGTGTCGCGGGGCTGGAAGCCGCGCGCATCTTTGCGGCGAACGGTCACGCGGTCGAAGTGTGGGAGCGTGACCCGCGCGCGGGCGGACAGATCGATCTCGCGCTTGCCGCACCCGACAAGGAGGACGTGTCGGGCGTGTGGACCTATCGAGTTGCGGCGCTCGAACAGTTCGATGTTCCGGTCAAGACCGGTGTCGCGGCGACTACCGAAAGCATTAGGGCCTACAAACCCGACCTGATCGTTGTTGCAACTGGCGCGGTGTCGCGCGATGCGCCCTTTCCGATTTCGGCGAACGTGCCTGTACTGCAGGCCTGGGACGTGCTGCGTCAGCCCGATCTCATTCCGGACGGATCCAGCATTACGGTCGTCGGCGGTGGCATGGTCGGGATCGAGACAGCGGAATGCATCGCCAAACGCGCGAAGCATGTCACAATCCTCGAAGGGCAGGGCGTCGTTGCGAAAGAGATGGCACGCAACAATCGATGGGACGTGCTGCTGCGGTTGCGCGATGCAAAGACGCAGATCATCACCGACGCGCCGGTGGTCTCGATTGACGGTGATGAGATTTTGTGCCGCACCGCGTCAGGTACTGTACGTTATCTTGCGGGCGATAGGATCGTTCTCGCAATCGGACCAAAACCGCTGCGCGACGTGACGAAGCTCGCCGACGAGGCGGGTGTGCCATGGGTTATGGCAGGAGACTGCAACAACGTTCCTGGCGACTTCCTCACTGCGATCCGCGATGCGTCGATGATCGCGTGGGCGGCGGAGGAGAAATTCCCGACAACGCTCCGTAAGAAGGGCTTGGCCGGATAG
- a CDS encoding carbohydrate ABC transporter permease: MLEGAAAWMLAILWVLPLVYAVWAAFHPAEFTTRFSLLAPLTLENFERAWAAAPFARYFLNTFVLVTLTLGCQLVLCTLAAYAFARYEFVGSNVAFALVLAQLMIMPDVLIVENYRTMSRIGIIDTIPAIALPYVASAFGIFLLRQTFKTVPKELDDAARVEGATPLQVLLKVYVPLARPIYVAYGLVSVSYHWNNFLWPLIVTNSVEARPLTVGLQVFSSGDQGIDWAIICAATLMTSAPLLVGFLLFQRQFVQSFMRAGIR; encoded by the coding sequence ATGCTCGAAGGCGCGGCTGCGTGGATGCTCGCGATCCTCTGGGTGCTGCCGCTGGTTTACGCGGTCTGGGCGGCGTTTCATCCGGCCGAGTTCACCACGCGCTTCTCATTGCTCGCGCCACTGACCTTGGAAAATTTCGAACGTGCCTGGGCGGCGGCGCCATTTGCGCGCTATTTCTTGAATACATTCGTGCTGGTGACGCTGACGCTCGGCTGTCAGCTTGTGCTCTGCACGCTCGCGGCGTACGCCTTCGCGCGCTACGAATTCGTCGGCAGCAATGTCGCATTCGCGCTGGTGCTGGCACAGCTCATGATCATGCCCGATGTGTTGATCGTGGAGAACTACCGCACCATGAGCCGCATCGGCATCATCGACACGATCCCGGCGATTGCTCTGCCTTATGTCGCCTCGGCCTTCGGGATCTTCCTCTTGCGCCAGACATTCAAGACCGTGCCGAAGGAGCTGGATGATGCCGCGCGCGTCGAGGGGGCGACACCCTTACAGGTGCTGCTGAAGGTCTACGTGCCACTGGCGAGGCCGATCTACGTCGCCTACGGGCTCGTGTCGGTCAGCTATCACTGGAACAATTTTCTCTGGCCGCTGATCGTCACCAATTCGGTCGAGGCACGCCCTCTTACCGTGGGCTTGCAGGTGTTCTCGTCCGGCGATCAGGGCATCGACTGGGCGATTATCTGCGCCGCCACGCTGATGACGTCCGCCCCGCTGCTGGTCGGATTTCTGCTGTTCCAGCGCCAGTTCGTGCAGAGCTTCATGCGGGCGGGAATACGATAG
- a CDS encoding branched-chain amino acid ABC transporter permease: MLVQIIVNGLVLAGSYALVAVGLTLTFGVMRMVNFAEGQSVMIGAFVAYTTVPYLGYVGAIAAAMAVNAMLGVILERTAFRPFRGVELNGLIASMGMSIVLINIAELVWGTTPRPFSTPYNDISVTIGTVGISVQRILCVVASFALLGGLWWLVQFTNLGRKFRAVSEDHETAAAMGIDVNQVSRLSLVIGSMLAAAAGALSGPVNMIAPDLGRSEMLNAFAAIILGGFGNVNGTIAGAVVIGMIQSAAAVYVSNAYSTSIAFALLVLTLVFFPRGLVPERVDENV; this comes from the coding sequence ATGCTTGTCCAGATCATCGTCAACGGGCTGGTGCTTGCCGGCAGCTATGCGCTCGTGGCTGTCGGCCTCACGCTGACCTTCGGTGTCATGCGTATGGTCAATTTTGCTGAGGGCCAGTCGGTGATGATCGGGGCCTTCGTCGCCTACACCACTGTGCCGTACCTCGGCTACGTGGGCGCGATCGCGGCAGCGATGGCGGTCAACGCGATGCTCGGTGTGATACTCGAGCGAACGGCATTTCGTCCATTTCGCGGTGTCGAGCTCAATGGCCTGATCGCCTCGATGGGAATGTCGATCGTGCTGATCAACATCGCCGAGCTCGTCTGGGGTACGACGCCGCGGCCGTTCAGCACGCCCTACAACGATATCTCTGTGACGATCGGCACCGTAGGGATCAGTGTCCAGCGCATCCTCTGCGTGGTCGCGAGTTTCGCGTTGCTCGGTGGACTGTGGTGGCTGGTCCAGTTCACGAACCTCGGACGCAAGTTCCGCGCCGTCTCGGAGGATCACGAGACAGCTGCCGCGATGGGCATCGACGTGAACCAGGTGTCGCGGCTCTCGCTCGTCATCGGCTCGATGCTGGCGGCGGCAGCCGGTGCCCTGTCCGGTCCCGTGAATATGATCGCGCCGGATCTCGGGCGCAGCGAAATGCTCAACGCTTTTGCGGCGATCATCCTCGGCGGCTTCGGCAATGTGAACGGCACGATCGCCGGCGCCGTCGTGATCGGCATGATCCAGAGCGCCGCGGCCGTCTACGTCTCGAACGCATACTCGACATCGATCGCGTTCGCGCTGCTGGTGCTGACCCTGGTTTTCTTCCCTCGCGGTCTCGTTCCGGAGCGGGTCGACGAGAATGTCTAG
- a CDS encoding amino acid ABC transporter substrate-binding protein, with protein MPAMRRAYLGLAATLVAATIAGPASAQETNAIVKKLRETKTLTIGHRESSIPHSYIDNDQKVVGYSIELCLKVADAMKQELNLPELQIKYVPVNIQNRMALVANGTVDIECGSTVNTLGRQKQVDFTLVTFIAADRVMAKKDANIKEVEDLAGKVAIVPQASTSEKVLNELVAAKKLDIKVNQIRDHADALLSVETGRADAYVTDDIILYGLATKARQPGSMAVVGRALSYAPYGFMIPKNNPTMLTVANRTLARLFRSGELQTIYTKWFDQVGFPLTDEMKHAIAVQAFPE; from the coding sequence ATGCCGGCAATGCGACGCGCATACCTTGGACTGGCGGCGACGCTCGTGGCCGCGACGATTGCCGGCCCGGCGTCAGCGCAGGAAACCAACGCGATCGTCAAGAAGCTGCGTGAGACGAAGACGCTCACGATCGGCCATCGCGAGTCCTCGATCCCGCATTCCTACATCGACAACGACCAGAAGGTCGTCGGCTATTCGATCGAGCTGTGCCTCAAAGTCGCCGATGCGATGAAGCAGGAGCTCAATCTCCCGGAGCTGCAGATCAAGTATGTTCCGGTCAACATTCAGAACCGCATGGCGCTGGTCGCGAACGGAACGGTCGACATCGAGTGCGGATCGACCGTCAACACGCTCGGCCGCCAGAAGCAGGTGGACTTCACGCTCGTCACGTTCATCGCGGCCGATCGCGTGATGGCCAAGAAGGACGCCAACATCAAGGAGGTCGAGGACCTTGCCGGCAAGGTGGCGATCGTGCCGCAGGCGAGCACCAGCGAAAAAGTGCTGAACGAGCTGGTCGCCGCGAAGAAGCTCGACATCAAGGTCAACCAGATCCGCGATCACGCCGATGCGTTGCTCTCAGTCGAGACCGGACGCGCCGACGCTTACGTGACCGACGACATCATCCTCTACGGCCTCGCCACCAAGGCGCGTCAGCCCGGCTCCATGGCGGTGGTCGGGCGCGCGTTGAGCTACGCGCCCTACGGCTTCATGATCCCGAAGAACAACCCGACCATGCTCACCGTCGCGAACCGCACGCTCGCGCGCCTGTTCCGCTCCGGCGAATTGCAGACGATCTACACCAAGTGGTTCGATCAGGTCGGTTTCCCGCTGACCGACGAAATGAAGCACGCGATCGCCGTTCAGGCGTTTCCCGAATAG
- a CDS encoding ABC transporter ATP-binding protein, with protein sequence MALVVENLHAAYDEVEALHGVNLTVEKGQIVALLGANGAGKSTTIKAIMGLVKPTQGRVLLDGRDLSRQAAHLTARAGIALVPEGRRIFKKMTVEENLQVGGVVRTAVEVRDRLADIYALFPRLGERRRQFGGTLSGGEQQMLAIGRALMSRPNYLLMDEPSLGLAPLVVESVHQAIERIRHEMGIGGILVEQNVAVALSLAAHAYVLMRGSIVLEGEPRSLADSPRLKEAYLGFEQVKR encoded by the coding sequence ATGGCGTTGGTGGTTGAGAACCTGCACGCCGCCTATGATGAGGTCGAAGCGCTCCACGGCGTCAATCTCACCGTGGAGAAGGGCCAGATCGTCGCGCTTCTTGGCGCGAACGGCGCAGGGAAAAGCACGACCATCAAGGCGATCATGGGTCTCGTGAAGCCGACGCAAGGCCGCGTCCTGCTCGACGGCCGCGACCTCTCGAGACAGGCCGCGCATCTCACCGCCCGCGCCGGCATCGCGCTTGTTCCCGAGGGCCGCAGGATCTTCAAGAAGATGACGGTCGAGGAAAATCTCCAGGTCGGCGGCGTGGTGCGCACCGCGGTCGAAGTCCGCGACCGCCTCGCCGATATCTACGCGCTCTTTCCGCGGCTCGGCGAGCGGCGCCGTCAATTCGGCGGTACTTTGTCGGGCGGCGAGCAACAGATGCTCGCAATCGGACGCGCGCTGATGTCGCGCCCGAACTACCTGCTGATGGACGAGCCCTCGCTCGGCCTCGCGCCGCTAGTGGTCGAGAGCGTGCATCAAGCGATCGAACGCATTCGCCACGAGATGGGCATCGGAGGTATTCTAGTGGAGCAGAATGTCGCCGTCGCGCTATCCCTCGCGGCACACGCCTATGTGCTTATGCGAGGCTCGATCGTGCTCGAGGGCGAGCCAAGATCGCTAGCTGACTCTCCGCGGCTCAAGGAAGCCTATCTCGGCTTTGAGCAGGTGAAACGCTGA
- a CDS encoding NAD(P)-dependent oxidoreductase has translation MTKDNITVGYIGLGTMGGKMATNLVKAGYKVVVHDLHRQSASHHLQAGAEWADTPRALAEKCDVMFTSLPEPADVENVALGKDGLVEGITEGVVYFDLSTNAQGIVKKINAAFAERGAHMLDAPVSGGPSGAASGKMAIWVGGDKASYDKFKPVLDAMGDRPAYIGPIGSATVAKLVHNMSGYAITCALAETFTMGVKAGMDPVALWEAVRQGVGGRRLTFDGLLEQFLPGKYDPPNFALKLATKDVMLATQLGRELGVPMRMCNLAYAEMREACNRGWEGRDSRSVMLLEQERAGVKIAADPDRIKQAAERAKSA, from the coding sequence ATGACCAAGGACAACATCACCGTCGGCTACATCGGCCTCGGCACGATGGGCGGCAAGATGGCCACCAACCTCGTCAAGGCCGGATACAAGGTCGTGGTGCACGATCTCCACCGCCAGTCCGCCAGCCACCATTTGCAGGCTGGCGCCGAATGGGCGGACACGCCGCGCGCTCTGGCAGAGAAGTGCGATGTGATGTTCACGTCGCTGCCCGAACCGGCGGACGTCGAGAATGTCGCGCTCGGCAAGGACGGCCTCGTCGAAGGCATCACCGAGGGCGTGGTCTATTTCGACCTGTCGACCAATGCACAAGGTATCGTGAAGAAGATCAACGCCGCCTTCGCCGAGAGGGGCGCGCACATGCTCGATGCGCCGGTGAGCGGCGGACCGTCCGGCGCCGCCTCGGGCAAGATGGCGATCTGGGTTGGCGGGGACAAAGCCTCCTATGACAAATTCAAGCCGGTACTTGACGCGATGGGCGATAGGCCGGCCTACATTGGGCCAATCGGCTCCGCGACCGTTGCAAAGCTCGTGCACAACATGTCGGGCTACGCGATCACCTGTGCGCTCGCCGAGACCTTCACGATGGGCGTGAAGGCCGGCATGGACCCGGTGGCACTGTGGGAGGCCGTGCGGCAAGGGGTCGGCGGTCGCCGCCTGACCTTCGACGGGCTGCTCGAGCAATTCCTGCCAGGGAAATACGATCCGCCAAACTTCGCGCTGAAGCTGGCCACCAAGGACGTGATGCTGGCGACACAGCTCGGCCGCGAGCTAGGCGTTCCAATGCGCATGTGCAATCTCGCCTACGCCGAGATGCGCGAAGCCTGTAACCGCGGCTGGGAAGGGCGCGACTCGCGTTCCGTGATGCTGCTCGAGCAGGAGCGCGCGGGCGTCAAAATTGCTGCCGATCCGGATCGCATCAAGCAGGCGGCGGAGCGTGCGAAGTCGGCCTGA
- a CDS encoding ABC transporter ATP-binding protein — protein sequence MQALSEVSLSVAPGEVLGLIGPNGAGKSTLVACITGVLRIDAGTIRFQDGNIQRLPPHRRARRGIARTFQKVRLADQLTVYENVAAGLASHWFAHASGWFAVLRPLSAASVANAVDHTLERVGLADVSGTMVKSLPFGRRHFVEIARAIVSGPKLLLLDEPATGLTEPERERLTALVKDIAAAGCALVLVEHDLELVGRLCDRVTVINQGHPIFTGTPSGAQSDPRVVQAYLGVKQLISGGGDGVGG from the coding sequence TTGCAAGCGCTGAGCGAGGTGAGCCTGTCCGTCGCGCCGGGGGAGGTGCTCGGCCTGATCGGTCCGAACGGCGCCGGCAAGTCCACGCTCGTCGCCTGTATTACCGGTGTGCTACGCATCGATGCCGGCACGATCCGCTTCCAGGACGGCAACATCCAGCGCCTGCCGCCGCATCGCCGTGCGCGGCGCGGGATCGCGCGCACGTTCCAGAAGGTGCGGCTCGCCGATCAGCTCACCGTATACGAGAACGTCGCGGCCGGGCTTGCGAGTCATTGGTTCGCGCACGCGAGCGGCTGGTTTGCGGTTTTGCGTCCGCTTTCGGCGGCAAGCGTCGCGAATGCGGTCGACCACACGTTGGAGCGTGTCGGCCTCGCTGACGTTTCCGGTACCATGGTGAAGTCTCTTCCGTTCGGCCGGCGGCACTTCGTCGAGATCGCGCGCGCGATCGTGTCCGGGCCCAAGCTCCTGCTGCTCGACGAGCCCGCGACTGGCCTTACCGAACCCGAACGCGAGCGCCTCACCGCGCTGGTCAAGGACATCGCGGCCGCAGGTTGTGCGCTTGTGCTGGTCGAGCACGATCTCGAGCTCGTTGGCCGTCTCTGCGACCGTGTCACCGTCATTAACCAAGGGCATCCCATCTTTACCGGGACGCCATCGGGCGCGCAGAGCGATCCGCGGGTGGTGCAGGCCTATCTCGGCGTGAAGCAGCTCATCTCCGGAGGCGGCGATGGCGTTGGTGGTTGA
- a CDS encoding branched-chain amino acid ABC transporter permease has translation MSRRLVRTALIAAVAMLAVLPLTFGTFWINMMITALIFSLAVFSINLLTGLTGLLSFGQAGFVGIGAYTLGVLSKQGHPPILAGLYGVLLAMLCGFLLGLPAARLKGHYLAIGTLGFGILIFQLLTNSVEITRGPMGLIGIPTGGIDKQTWYLIMLAVCLVVLGALVYIDRFSTLGVILKMVRHDEIAAQASGINIFAVKLIAFTASAALAGLSGALFAAYVRFLTPDLFNEQESFRYMMMAVVGGIGSPLGGVIATVLLTTIPEGLRTLGEDNYRLLVYGTMVLFVLWFLPSGIGGLLERLRR, from the coding sequence ATGTCTAGGCGACTTGTTCGGACCGCGCTGATCGCGGCGGTGGCGATGCTCGCCGTGCTGCCGCTCACCTTCGGCACGTTCTGGATCAACATGATGATCACCGCGCTCATCTTCTCGCTCGCGGTGTTCAGCATTAACCTCTTGACCGGCCTCACTGGGCTCCTGTCGTTCGGACAGGCCGGGTTTGTCGGCATCGGCGCCTACACACTTGGCGTTCTGTCCAAGCAAGGCCATCCGCCGATCCTCGCGGGACTTTATGGCGTCTTGCTCGCGATGCTGTGCGGGTTCCTGCTCGGCCTGCCGGCGGCACGGCTGAAGGGACACTATCTCGCGATCGGCACGCTCGGCTTCGGCATCCTGATCTTCCAGTTGCTCACCAACTCGGTCGAGATCACGCGGGGGCCGATGGGCCTGATCGGCATCCCGACCGGCGGCATCGACAAGCAGACCTGGTACCTCATCATGCTCGCTGTATGCCTCGTGGTGCTCGGAGCGCTCGTCTATATCGACCGCTTCAGCACGCTCGGCGTGATCCTGAAGATGGTGCGGCATGACGAGATCGCCGCCCAGGCTAGCGGCATCAACATCTTTGCCGTGAAGCTGATCGCCTTCACGGCCTCGGCTGCCCTCGCGGGACTTTCTGGCGCGCTGTTCGCCGCGTACGTGCGGTTCCTCACGCCAGACCTGTTCAACGAGCAGGAATCGTTCCGATACATGATGATGGCGGTCGTCGGCGGCATCGGCAGTCCGCTCGGCGGCGTGATCGCAACTGTGTTGCTCACCACGATCCCTGAGGGACTGCGCACACTCGGCGAAGACAACTATCGTCTGCTGGTCTACGGCACGATGGTGCTCTTCGTGCTCTGGTTCTTGCCTTCCGGCATCGGCGGCCTGCTTGAGCGTCTGCGCCGATGA
- a CDS encoding ABC transporter substrate-binding protein produces MRNRFAAVAAALVIAAPVAAFAQAGSKGTVKVGALMPLTGNTSWAGKTNRIASMMAAEEVNAKDLAGGYKIELVFGDAQCEPRPAHDQAQRLISQEKAQLLFGEFCSSASIAAAQAAADEKIPFLVNISTADGIAKDAGPFTFQSSMQNRFAQEHEAALLQRVFKFQNVAIAVENNDFGLTFRKNMVALMEKAGKKVVLDITQDRSDTNWYSTITRISSAKPDIVIVSISAVQAANFVKQYVEAGLTIPLFSDYPPPPRIFERQVGAQAGKIGLVRAAFFLKSDANTPMQKDFVTRLEERAQKELGEKHDTTHWDVASYDAVFLIADALKRSSSVKPADFAKAMAATKLDLVMGHYEFDADRGAKPDGLNFVFIRNKPDGSLEVVQ; encoded by the coding sequence ATGAGAAACCGTTTCGCGGCTGTGGCTGCCGCGCTTGTCATTGCGGCGCCAGTCGCGGCGTTCGCACAGGCCGGCAGCAAGGGCACCGTGAAGGTCGGCGCGCTGATGCCGCTCACCGGCAACACGTCATGGGCTGGCAAGACCAACCGCATCGCCTCGATGATGGCGGCCGAGGAGGTGAACGCAAAAGACCTCGCGGGTGGCTACAAGATTGAGCTTGTTTTTGGGGACGCGCAGTGCGAGCCGCGGCCAGCACATGATCAGGCGCAGCGCCTCATCAGCCAGGAGAAGGCACAATTGCTGTTTGGCGAGTTCTGCTCCAGCGCTTCGATCGCCGCAGCGCAGGCCGCGGCCGATGAAAAGATTCCTTTCCTCGTCAACATCTCGACCGCCGACGGAATTGCCAAGGATGCCGGGCCTTTCACGTTCCAGTCTTCGATGCAGAATCGCTTCGCCCAGGAGCACGAGGCGGCGCTGCTGCAGAGAGTGTTCAAGTTCCAGAACGTTGCGATCGCAGTCGAGAACAATGACTTCGGTCTGACGTTCCGCAAGAACATGGTCGCCCTGATGGAGAAGGCGGGCAAGAAGGTCGTGCTTGATATCACGCAGGATCGCAGTGACACCAACTGGTACTCGACGATTACGCGCATCTCGTCCGCCAAGCCAGATATCGTCATCGTGTCGATCTCGGCGGTGCAGGCGGCCAACTTCGTCAAGCAATATGTCGAGGCAGGTCTGACCATTCCACTGTTTTCGGACTATCCGCCTCCGCCACGCATCTTTGAGCGGCAGGTCGGCGCTCAGGCCGGCAAGATCGGGCTGGTACGCGCAGCTTTCTTCCTCAAGAGCGATGCCAACACGCCGATGCAGAAGGACTTTGTGACGCGGCTTGAGGAGCGCGCGCAGAAGGAGCTGGGCGAGAAGCACGACACGACGCACTGGGACGTCGCGAGCTATGACGCGGTCTTTCTGATCGCGGATGCGCTGAAGCGAAGCAGTAGCGTCAAGCCCGCAGACTTCGCCAAGGCGATGGCGGCGACGAAGCTCGACCTTGTGATGGGGCACTACGAATTCGACGCGGATCGCGGCGCAAAGCCCGACGGGCTGAACTTCGTGTTCATTCGCAACAAGCCGGACGGCTCGCTCGAAGTCGTCCAATAA
- a CDS encoding carboxymuconolactone decarboxylase family protein has product MAKAPPSAKRDRIKQFTPALVDYTNDVVYGDLWERKGLSKRDRSLITVAALVATYRPEQLVSHLTRAIDNGVTQEEITEVITHMAFYAGWPAAMSAAQVAYTVLVEGNKGE; this is encoded by the coding sequence ATGGCCAAGGCACCCCCTTCAGCCAAGCGAGATCGCATCAAGCAATTCACGCCAGCGCTTGTCGACTACACCAATGATGTCGTCTACGGCGACTTGTGGGAACGCAAGGGCCTCTCCAAGCGCGACCGCAGTCTCATTACAGTCGCGGCGCTGGTAGCGACCTATCGTCCCGAACAGCTCGTCTCGCACCTTACGCGCGCGATTGACAACGGCGTCACCCAGGAAGAGATCACGGAAGTCATTACTCACATGGCGTTTTACGCCGGGTGGCCGGCGGCGATGTCGGCCGCGCAGGTCGCCTACACGGTGCTGGTCGAAGGCAACAAGGGGGAGTGA